One Miscanthus floridulus cultivar M001 chromosome 11, ASM1932011v1, whole genome shotgun sequence DNA window includes the following coding sequences:
- the LOC136491354 gene encoding uncharacterized protein, with the protein MINPKNTLKFVCPNKHEVYSMAKCRFKEWLYGPKNQWPEEPRRVKEKKKEMSTRKCSWECYDGQAKFLDELKKRQLIAQKRGYGPDYVNLFVKHHKEKMREFAGQRGICNPIDVGLNKWGLERRMTLEEERARNEAREETRVQMQVLNEHVATLCARIGCSGEHAVEVARARYEEKKLDGHRSRAGRSVQPPIVLCDEGDENEDDTGRLSELIALAEAGI; encoded by the exons atgataaaccctaagaatacgttgaagtttgtgtgtccaaacaagcatgaa gtgtattcaatggcgaagtgtcgtttcaaggagtggttgtatggtcctaagaaccaatggccggaagaaccgcggagggttaaggaaaagaagaaagaaatg agcactaggaaatgcagttgggaatgttatgatggtcaagctaagttcttggatgaactgaaaaagaggcaactaattgcacagaagaggggatatggacctgactacgtcaacctattcgttaaacatcacaaagaaaagatgcgtgagtttgcaggacagcgcggtatttgtaaccctatcgatgttgggcttaacaaatggggactggagaggcggatgacgttagaggaggagagggcaaggaatgaggcaagggaggagacaagagtacagatgcaggtcttgaacgagcatgttgctacattatgtgcca ggattggttgcagtggGGAACATGccgtagaggtggctcgtgcaaggtatgaggagaagaagttagatggccatagatcacgagctggtcgctCTGTTCAACCACCGATTGTGTTGTGTGATGAGGGAGACGagaatgaggacgacactggcagactgagtgagctcattgctctagcagaggcgggcatatag